GACTCATTTTGTCACTATGCTCCCCAATGGCTGACCTCCAGGTCCCTCACATTCATCACAGCCATAGGAACTCTGCATCTTTCCATGATCTTCCCAGGCCCAAATCACATCACACACACCACCCTCACCTGTGGCTGCTTCCCTGGGGAGCCTTCCCTGAGCCCATGGACCAGTTAGGGACTCCCTCCTCTGTGCCCTGACAATGACCTGTCCTGCTCCCCTCATAACCAGGTTGACTGGTTGTCCAGTATGACTCATTGTCCCAAGTCCAGGGCACTTTTAAGGGTGAGAAGGGTGTTATTAATAATTACACTGGACAACAGTGCCCACTGGAGCTGAACTGGGCACCCTGCGGCACATGGTCAACACAGGATCTCCTGGGGCCTGTCTGTCCTCACCCCACCTGCTGGTCACCCCTTCCCTCACCAAGTCCTCCCCCGACCCTGATCTCCCTGGCACCTGCTGGGTCCACACTTCTTGGCAGCTTTTAGAATGTCCTAGAACAAGCGGCCTTTAAAGGGAGACGGGTCCAGGGTTTGCAATGGGTGATGGCTGTGGGGCACCAGTGAGGGAGGGTCTGGCACTGGGAGCCCTGGACAGGGACTGGAGGGTAAACTCCTggtgagggagtgagggagggtcTTTGACAGGCAGGTTCGAGCAGGAAGGAGCTAGAAGCAGGTTTTAAGGGGGCCTGGATCTTAAAGGGTCTCTGACCAGGTTTCTGGATttctggggtgtctggctggattTCAGAGGTCTCTTGAGAGGATCTGGGAGGGGACTATGACAGTTTTGGTGGGTTTGACGAGACTTCTGGGGCCCTCTGAGAGGACttcgggggagggaagggagcgtAACAGAATTTGGGGGGGGAGTCTGGTAGGCTCTGAGGGAGAATTCTGACACAATTTCGAGAAGGTTCTGACAAGATTTCAGGGGTCATCTACGGACTTCTTGCTGAGTCCTTTTCAGTATTTCTGAGGGTATCTGGTCAGGATTTCAGGAAAATTTTAACAAGATTTGGAAGGCCTTGATATTGGGGACGCTCCCCCAGGATGAGGGGCTCTGACAGGGTTTCTCTGGGGAACCTCGCCACAGCCAGGGCGTACCTGGGCCCGCGTCCCAGTCCCGGGACACCGCGGGGGACCACGACTGACCAACGGCAGTTGCAAAGAAAGAAGACGAGCGCGCGCCGTCCCCGCCTGGAAAACGCGAGAGAGCGCGGGGCGGGACCGAGAGCGCGCGCGGCCTCTAAACCCCGCCCCACCTGGGCTCCTCCCCGCGACGCAGGCGCGACCCGGGGGAAGGCTCGCTCTAGTCTTGTCGGTTACCTGCCACCACGAGGCCGCGCATGCGTAGGGCAATCAGGTCGCGCACCTCGCCTAGTGGAGCGGGCGCATGCGTATTGGCCGAGCGCGCCAACGCTGGAGGAATATGGGCTGGTGGGGGAAGCGAGGGGTGTCCGCGTCCCGTGTGCTGGGGTCTTCTCTCCCGCCTCAAGCTTGGGTGCAGTGGGCCCCAGCAAGGGAGATTTGGATTGAGGGACCCTTGTCCATCTCCCCACTTCTTATTAGCTACTAAGTCATGCCCTTTCTGCCGTTTGTTCTGTGCCAGCTCACCGTCACAATGATGTCCTACTCTCTTGCTCTATTACTCCTATGCGCTCTGTGGCTCTGGTCCCGGAAGGATTCTTTCTCAAACCGTTTCAATCATTCCTTATAAGAGAGAGTGGGGGTAAAATATTCCCAGTTTTCCAGGCTAGAGGAGAGAATTAATCCAAAATCGATTCCCCAGAATAGggatttggggggcgcctgggtggctcagtgggttaaagcctctgccttctgctcaggtcatgatatcagggtcctggtatcggagcccctcatgggagcccctcattgggctccctgctcagcagggagcctacttacccctctctctctctgcctgtctctctgcctacttgtgatctctgccaaataaataaaatctaaaataaataaataaaataaggatttgGGGCACAAGATGTCCCATTCTGCTAGCGGAGACAGAAAAGGAGTCCTGCATCCTCCCGTTCACGCCACCATCATTCATTCAGTTTTCACTTCCTCAGAGAGACCTTCCCCTGCCACACTGCATTAGGCCCCCATCTCACTAACCACACTTACTGTTTCTTAGTGGTCCTGATGGGGTGTCTCACAACGTGACATATTGTATATCTGTGTACTAACACCCCTACTGGAATGTGAGCTATATGCAGTAAGAAACTGCTTTGGGGCTAGAACATGTCTGGCTCAGTGTgagtgctcaaaaaaaaaaaaaaaaaaaaaaaaaaaaaaagttgaatgaatgagtgaaccaATGGATAGAATCCAAACTGCTTAACTCCTGGGCAGTACAGACTATGACAAGGTTATGGGCCTGGCCTGGAGGCAAACGTTCTTGGGTTTGAATTTTGGTTCCATCTCTTCATTGGCACAACGGcttaccttctctgagcctcaggtttctTCCCAGAAATGGAGCTAGTAATTGCTTCTTAGGTTACCTTGAGGACTTAAGGTGGTAATCATTTGctaattgttattattatggCTATTAGACGGTGACTTGTCATAAGGCCTGGGAAAGAACCAGTTTGACAGGTGATGTGATCAGTGGTTAAAAGTGTGAGATATAGAATCAGACAAAACCAGTGCCATTGCTGTATGACTTTGGCAAGTGAcctcacctctctgaacctcagcttctCTAAAATGGGAACAAATAGTACCCATCTAAAGGGGTCTTGAGAGTTCAATAAGAATGTTTGTTTGCCAAGTGTTTTCTAAGCACAGGCCGTCTACTGGTGGACTCCTTGACTTTATTAGTATAGGTTCATTGTGTTTATTTCTTCAGTATTTCttatcccttcctccttccctccctttcttcctttttgaggtGTGGATAATTTTGTAAGacctaacaatttttaaaaaaaattatagttgtaACATACATAAAAGTGCTAAATCTTAAGTTATAGCTCAATTAAATCTGTATAGagtagggcgcttgggtggctcagtcggttaagcatctgacttctgctcagatcatgatctcagggtcctgggatgagcactgcgataggctccatgctcagcagggagtctgcttctccttctccctctgtccttcccactgCATgtgtgctttctccttctcttaaataaatgttaaaaaaaaattgtatagtgCAGTACATTAATGGAACCACCCACATAAAAAAAGAGAGCACCGTCCACAACCCAGAAGCCTTAGTCACATTTCCCCCTAAGTATTATCTTCCAAAGGTAACCACTTTGGATTATGGTttcttttgcttaacattatgTTTATGAGATTCATCGAATAGCAGTGGGTTATTCTTTTCACTGATATATAATATTCCAATGATGAATATGCCACAATTTTACCATTTCATTTGATGGGCATTGGGTTGTTCCTGCCTCCTGGTGATTATGAGTATTGTTgctctgaattatttatttagatcttctttaatcAGTTTCAGTAATGTTTCATAGTCTTCTGTTGAGAGACctggcaaatcttttttttttatgacaacatgaatcatatttttaaaaatttcatttggaCTTTTTTGTTCTAAATGTTTAGgggtataatttatttttttaaaaaagattttatttaacagagagagagagacagtgagagagggaacacaagcaggggggatgggagggggagaagcaggcttcctgttgagcagggagcctgatgcaggcctcagtcccaggaccctgggatcatgacctgagctgaaggcagatgcttaaccaactgagccacccaggcgcccatcctaattctttaaaaaaagaaaaaaaaattatcagagagagagagagagtatgagtggggtgaggggtagagagggaggaagaagcagacttctcgccgctgagcagggagcttgacacagggctcgatcccagaaccctgggatcatgacctgagccatatgtagatgcttaaccaactgagccatccaggcgtccccaaacctaaattttcaaaaaaaagttcACTTTTATTTATGCCCATGCATTTCTATGCATTTCTATGCGTTGGGTCTGTCTGTGGGGTGATCTGACCCTGAGCCTGGCCTTCAAGGGAGAAAACTCATGTCATGTCTATATCCCCCAGAGGACTCAGCACCAAGAGGATCCtgatgtgtcttctttttttttttttttaacaattttttttaaaagattttatttatttatttgagagagacagtgagagagagcatgagcgaggagaaggtcagagagcgaagcagactctccatggagctgggagcctgatgtgggactcgatcccaggactccaggatcacgccctgagccgagggcagtcgtccaaccaactgcgccacccaggcgtcccttttttaacaattttatttatttgacagacagagatcacaagtaggcagaaaggcaggcagagagagggggggaaacaggctccccgctgagcagagagcccgatgtggggctcaatcccaggtctctgggatcttgacctgagccgaaagcagaggctttaacccactgagccactcaggcgcccccccccttttttttttaaagattttgtcagagtgacagagagagtacaggcaggcagagtggcaggcagaggcagagggagaagcaggctccccgaggagcaaggagcccaaagtgggactctgtcccaggatgctgggatcatgacctgagccaaaggcagctacttaaccgactgagccacccaggcatcccctgatgTGTCTACTTCATGAGAGGTCTTGTCTCAGAGGGAACAGGAGACATGGTGGGCATGGGGACAAAGTGGACAGGGCACCCAAGACAGGGTCTGTGAACTTCCAGGTTTGGCTGAGGCATCAGGCCTGGCTGACAAAGTTGGTGTGTCAGGAGTTGGgcatggagggacagagggacaaagggagagacaAACAGCAAGTTGAAGATGGAGTCAGCTTGTAAGTCAAGAATCAGggaatgttggggtgcctgggtggctcactgggttaaacctctgtctttggctcacgtTGTGATTccagggcctgggattgagccccgaatcgggctatctgcttggggggagcctgcttccccctctctctctgcctgcctctctgcctacttgagatcttggtctgtcaaataaaatcttttaagaaaaaaaagtcaggggatgaaaagataaaaataagagtgTGCAGAGAtgccctgggggctcagttggttatgcaccCACCTTTgattcagggcatgatcccagagcgctgggatcaagtcccacatcaggatccttgctcaggaggaagcctgcgtctcccccTGGTTATGCTTTttcactgaccaaaaaaaaaaaaaaaaaaaaaaaaaagcagattcttCCTGCATCTTCCAGCTAAGAACCCAGCAGGCCAACCCCTTGATTTTGACCTTGGAGACCCTGTGCGGAGGACCAGCCGAAGCATTCTGGATTTCTGACCTGTAGATCTGCCAGGAGAATACATACGCATTCTCTGCTGGTTTGTGATCACTCGTTGGGGCAGGgataggaaacaaatacagacaTTGGGAACAGGagaaatacagacattggcaacaGGAGGACAAATAGGACTGGAGGTGATGAGGTCGGCAACTGAGGggatggatggggctggaggtgACAAAAGTTGGTCGATGAGCAGGCAGACGTCTGAGTGAGAAAACTGAACCTGGAGACCTTGGCAAGAGCCAGTAGCACAATCAGATGTTATTCTTAAGGCTGGGATTGAGGTGGGGACTTGCCATGACCCAGTCAGCTGAGGCCTGGGGACAGATCCTGAAAGGAGAAAGTGCTGCTAGATATAAGAACTTTATTTCTATATGGTGCTTGGGGTGGGGTCTGGTGGGGGGTACATGTGGGTGttcccctgatcccacccctatagCTGCTGGGAGGGCCTGAGGATGTACAGGAAGTGGGTCTTCCGGGCAGGCAGCCTTGAGTGGGAGGAGCCCTGGGTCCCCTCTTCGAGGCTGTCCTCATGGGTCCCCTCTCGAAGCCCGTCCCGGATGGCCTGCAAGCGGTGTCGCTTCTCGCTGAGCCAGTGGGTGCCCTCCTGAACATCCTGGTGGGACCTCCGCCTTGGCAGCTTCATGATCCAGAATGCCACTCGGGGATGGGGTTCTGGGTGGAAGCTGTCGATGGCTTTTGGGAGTGGCACCAAGGCCTCCTTCTCCTCTATCTTGGGTacctggggaggagggacagagaggtctCAAACTCCAAATGACAATCCCAGGATGCTACCTCCTCACTGGCATACTCTGCCCAATTTGCCGCCGACAGAGCAGTTTTGGAGTTTAAAGCTCATTTTGTGGTTTACAAAGCACGGGGCTTACAAGtgtattagaataaaaaatactgaGATTTATAGAATACTCTGGGATTGAAAGCACATTTCCAAGGTTTCAAAGCGTTTTAGGATTAAACATACTCTGAGGTTTAGAAAGCAATTGGAAATGTGCAAATCACTTTGGGATTAAAAGCTCCTGGCTTTCCTAATGCATGACTACAGTTGCAACATGGGATCCTCAGTCGAATCCTGGATCAAAAACCAAATCAGCTCTTAGGGACAGCTTTTGGTCCTTCTTTTGGGACATTTGAGTACGGACTGAATGTCTGTTCGgtccttgctactcaaagtgttgGCTGTGGGCCTGCAGCATTAGCAACATTTGAGAGCTTGTTAGAATATACAAATTAGCAAATTATACATTTAGAACTACTGAATCAGAGGCAGCATTTTTCTGAGAAGTCCTGTAGAAGATTGTTACGGGCCGAATTGTGTCTCCACGCCCCCACACCCTCATTCGTATGAACTCCTAATTCCCAGTACCTCAGAACGTGATCTTACTTAGAAACAGGGTCACTGCAGACTTCGTTAGGACAGGGTCATTAGGATGAGCCAAATCTAATGCAACCAGTATCCTTATGTCAAGGGCAAAATTTGGACATAGAGGTACACATGTCCAAAATTTGGACATAGAGGAGACAAGGCCATGAAAGAtgaaggcagggatgggggtgtgGGGAATGCTTCTGCATTTCAAGGAATGTCAAAGATTTTCTGCAGACCACCAGAGGCTAGGGGAGAGGCGTGGAACGGATTCTTCGTCACAGCCTCAGAAAGAACGAACCCTCGTGACACCTTGACTTTTAATACCTTGAatgcctccagaactgggaagcagcatttctgttgtttcagccgcccaatctgttctactgttctttgttCTACTTTGTTCTCTATTAGTTTGCTAGGCAGCCCTCGCAAACTAATAGAGATAATGGTGTGATTTTCAATGTTAAATTTCTCGGGTTTAAAAATGGTACCATggtgtggcacctgggtggctcagtgggttaaagcctctgccttcagctcaggtcatgatcccagggtcctgagatcctgcttcccttcctctctctctgcctgcctctctgcctacttgtgacctctgtctgtcaaataaataaatacaatctttaaaaaaaaaatggtaccgTGGTCGTGTGGGAGAATGCATTATTCTTTGGAGATACCCACTGAAAGATTTAAGGGTGGAGTGTCGTGATGTCCATAATTTACTGTCACAGAGTTCAAAagtgaaaaagtaaagaaaaaataaatgtggtaAAATGTTCACAAGTGGTGTATCTAGGTCGGTCGTTCTCAATGGAAGTCTGAAGATGGTTTTGGTTGTCACtactggtgggggagggggcgcgacTTCCATCTGGTGGGTAGAGGTAGTGTTGCTTATAAACATCCTGCTGGGCATAGGACAGCTCCTACAACCAAAGattatccagccccaaatgcCAATGGTGTCAAGGTTAAGAAATCTTGCTCTATGGAAAAGGGAATACAGGTTTACTGCATTATGTCTTTTTTCAACTCTTCTGTTGATtcgaaaatttaaaaataaaaacctggagGGGGGTGTAGAAGACCCTTATGGGTTTGCCAAGTGTTTGGGGGTTCTTAAAACGTTTTAGGATAAGAAAATAAGCACTTTGTGGCTAGAATCTCCCTTAAGAAGTTTATAAAGGTGAGCAACGCAAAGCATTTGGGGTTCATCAAACACTCTGGAATGAAAGATCACATTTTGAAGTTTATGAGAGAGAGATCTGCCTAGCCCTTTGGgatagattaaaaaatacttgGAGGTTTGCAGAGTACTTTGAGATAAAAACACACTTTGGGGTTTACAAGGGTGAGGATTACCTGGCATGCAGAATTAAAGGCACTTCTTAGTTTACAGAAATCTCTGGGGTTTACAAAGTGAGTGGGAAATATACTGAGGTTGTAAACCTCATTTCTGAGAGCTCGTTGTTCCCTTTgacagatgataaaactgaggctcagggagaggaGGTGCTGAGCAGTTGGAATGGGAGTGTCATCTTCTCCTAGACTGCAGAAAATGTTTGGGCTTGGACATTTTTGTCAGGGGCATGTCCTAACCTTCCAGTCACCCTCCAAACTCCCCTCTCCTGGCTCGATGGATGCCACCACCTGCTCAGAGATCAGCACCTCTCCTGTCTTGTTGTCTGTCACCTGTGAGAACAggaggagagagtgagagcaaaaccgcttcctgcctctgccctcctccccactgaTACTGTAGCATGAGGGATTGTGGGGAGACTCCAGGAGGGACTTCCTGGCACAGGCACCTTGTCAATCTGGAGGTGGCTAGAGAGTGTGTTGTTCCCCAGCCGGTGCTCCTGGTTCTCTTCTTGGTGGTAGTTCCTGGGGAGGCCCCGGAAGTCCATGGGGGCAGAGAAGAAGCTGTCCATGCCCCGCAACAAGTCATCCTTGGGCCAGAGGAGGGACCATTGATCTGCTGGGCCTCAAGACTCCCCAGTAAAGCTGCAGCCCTACCAGGATGTCCTTGAGACCTTGCCCCACATACCAcccagctccttctctctctgtcctctgacCCTTAGGGCCTAACTAGGTCACCTTCTGCCCCATCACCCACCTGTCCTGGGCTCTGTCTCATTACCTTCCTATTtttgctccctcctccctgccctcatcCCACTGTCTCTGTGGCCCCATCCCCTTCTCCTTCtgagtctctctctccatcagtctttgtctctggggtcccatctccctctctgcttgatttcctccctcttttcctatCCCTTGGTCTTCCTTTCACTCTCTATTGATCTCTCTTGGTCCCTTTGACTCCTTCTCTTCCCGCCTGTACTTCTGCCTGGACTCAACCCGTCTTCCATTCGGTCTCTCCGGACCCCTTCCATCCCTCAGTCCCCATCTGCCCCAATCCCTCTCCTCTTTACCTCTTCTTACCCCCAACCCTTGCCATTGCTCACTTTCAGGAACAGCCGGGTGAAGCCTTGGATTAGGCTCTGGAGGCCTAGAAAACCTGAGGAGCTCTCCTGGGCATCAGCATCGCGGATCGGGGCTGCAGTGGAGAGGGGCACCAGGGCAGAGgggaccagcagcagcaggaccAGAGGTTGCCACATTGCGGGGCGGGCCGGGAGGCTGTGGCAGCGGTAGGGGGTCAGAGTCCCCGCCCCTAAATGGTCACGCCCCCACCCAAGACAAGCATCGCTTTCCCATCATCCTTGGCCCCAGCAATTCCTCACACCCCGCCCACAGCCCCTCTTCCGTCCTTCTGCCCGCTACCTCCTCCATCGCGTCAGGCCCCGCCCCTCCACCCAGGCTCTGCTCCTCAGGGTGTTGCCTCACAAACGGATCTCATTCCTCTTCTTCGCCCACATTCATACCCAGATCTCATTCCTCACCTTCTCCCACGCCCCGCCCCTTCTCCTGGGTCCCGCCTTATGTTAGACCACAGTCCGGTCACCGGACTCAGACTCCGGCAGTCTGTCCAAGGACTGTTAAATCCAAACAGTTCTGGCCTCGAGCCCAGGTGGGATACCTGGAGCGTTGGGTGAGCTCCGCGAGCCTTAGCCTCGCCCGTATATCTGACCACGCCCCATCTGCTGACCTCACTCAAGAGCCGAGCCCTCTATTGGGTGGTCACGCCCTATGACCACGCCCCAACCGTTAACCACACCCATCGTCAGACCGTGCCCCTGCCGGGTGACCCGGGCCCTGAAGACTTAGTGTGGCCTGTATTCTCGGATCTTGGCCCTTGTGCCCCACTCCAGTTCAGATGGCCATGCCCTTTGATTTAGAGCCGTGCCCCCACACGTGGGCCAGTCCTCTGTGCCCCAGGTCTCGCAGCCGGACCCCTCAGTTCCATTCTTAGGCTCCCAGTACCCAAGTCCGAACACTGTGGTTCATCTACCCTCGATTTGTATTTTCCTCTGAATTTTTGGGATTTGAAACGATTTCTGCATTCAACAGAGTGCCATGTCGGGACGCTGAACGGGAGCCCTCTTCCGTTCCACTAAAAAGCCCACCCTCCCTGGAAACTTAAATTTAGCCCTGTGTTCCACCTTCCAAGGATCCCAGAATCTAGGCTCCCTTCGCCTTAGGGTCCCAGAGTCCGGACCCCAGGCCCCTCTATTTCCCTGAGTTTGAACATCCAACACCTCCTCTTTAAGGGACCCAGGAGTCGGGGCCCTAGCTCCTCTCCACTCGGGCTTCGACGGTCTCTCCTGGTTTGGGACAGCTGCCACCCCAGTCCACTGGCGCGCGTGTGTGTTTGCAAGAATCTGCACTCCCGTGGCTCTCCAATCAACTCCCGGTCCTCTCGCCCGCCTCTCAACTCTGGCAAAGTCACGGGAAACCCACCCTCACATACCTTAATCCTCAAAACTAAATTTGAGGCTGAACAGAAAAGATCTTTTGTGTTCTTATCACTCTCACATCCCCAACATACAAACAAACTAGAGAGGAGTCAAAagtccaggctcccagacccctGCTCCTTCAGACCCACGTTTCTTGGCCCCTATCAACCTCCTCCCTGGAATCTGGGAGTCCGGATCCCCCATCCCTCTCCGCCCCAGAGACGCACGCATCCGAATCCCGAAGTTCCTACCAAGCCCAAGCTAGACTCCACCTTTGCCAAAGCAAAAATCCTCCTCCAAACTGTCACCCTCGGATCCCCCTTCCCTGTGTCCGGGGCCCGGGCCCGCCCCCCCCTCCGGTCCCTCCCACTTTTCCCAAACAAAGCTCCCGGGCAACTTTCTCCTCGCAGAGCCCCGCCCGCCCGCggctccccagccccaggccggGAGGTAGGAAGGCGCCGGCGGGAGTCGGGGATCCAGCTTTGGGTTGTGTGAGTTGGGGTGGGAAGCTACGAGTTATGAGTTGAGGTGTTTGCGGGAGGGTCTGTGAATTGCTTGGCGCCCTCTTTTTGCCCGCGGGCCCGAGTTTGCGCTTGGGACCGAGTCTTAGTGAGGTGTTGGAACTTTCGCCGGAGTTGGGGTGTCTCTTGCTGGGTCTGAGTTTGGGATTGTGCGCTCGGGAGTGGGTGAGGGCTGGGGACTTGGGCGGCTGTGTCCGGTGGGTGCGAGTGTATGCGGCGGTGTGGGTATGAAGTGAGAAAGGACCCCGTGCGTGTTTCTGACCGAGTTGGTTTCTGTGTGTCATTTGTGGACGCCTGATCCTCCTAATGGAGAAAGGAGGCCTCCGGGGTGGCATAGGGCCGGGCTACAGTGCTTTCTGGATCTTCAGTCTTGTCTCTTCGGAAATTTGGGGCCTGGGGCGGGAAATTAGTGGGGATCCTTCTTACCCGGCTCCTCCGTCCCTTTGTCTGGCCACATGGGGGAGAGCTGGGctgggatttgggcctacgggggTCCTGAACGCCTCAGCGCCACTGGACTCGGCCTGGGGTCTTT
The genomic region above belongs to Neovison vison isolate M4711 chromosome 7, ASM_NN_V1, whole genome shotgun sequence and contains:
- the DKKL1 gene encoding dickkopf-like protein 1 translates to MWQPLVLLLLVPSALVPLSTAAPIRDADAQESSSGFLGLQSLIQGFTRLFLKDDLLRGMDSFFSAPMDFRGLPRNYHQEENQEHRLGNNTLSSHLQIDKVTDNKTGEVLISEQVVASIEPGEGSLEGDWKVPKIEEKEALVPLPKAIDSFHPEPHPRVAFWIMKLPRRRSHQDVQEGTHWLSEKRHRLQAIRDGLREGTHEDSLEEGTQGSSHSRLPARKTHFLYILRPSQQL